The genomic DNA CCGGATTTAACTGTAATATGGCGGCCATTTCAGCTGTGATGGATAAAAATGATGCGATCCTATCTGATGAATTGAACCATGCTTCAATTATCGACGGCTGCCGTTTGTCAAAAGCGAAAATTATCCGATATGACCATTCAGATATGGATGATTTGCGCGCAAAAGCAAAAGAAGCAAAGGATTCAGGGCAATACAATAAGATTATGGTCATAACAGACGGCGTTTTCTCAATGGACGGAGACATTGCAAAACTTCCGGAGATTGTCGAAATTGCTGAAGAATTTGATTTGATTACGTATGTAGATGATGCACATGGATCAGGTGTGTTAGGAAAAGGAGCCGGAACGGTAAAGCATTTCGGATTGCAAGATAAAATTGATTTCCAAATTGGAACTCTTTCGAAAGCAATCGGAGTTGTAGGCGGGTATGTTGCCGGCAAAAAAGAATTAATTGACTGGTTAAAAGTTCGAAGCCGGCCGTTCTTGTTCTCTACTTCTTTGACACCGGCAGATGTTGCGGCATCCATTCGCTCGATTGAAATTTTAATGGAAAGCACAGAGTTGAATGAGCGCCTTTGGGAAAATGCTAATTATTTGAAAAAAGGGTTAAAAGATTTAGGTTTTGATATCGGAAATAGTGAAACACCGATTACTCCTTGTATTATAGGAGACGAAGTGAAGACACAGGAATTCAGCAAGCGGCTGAATGAAGAGGGTGTTTATGCGAAATCAATCGTGTTCCCAACAGTGCCAAGAGGAACGGGAAGAGTGCGCAATATGCCTTCTGCTGCTCATACAAAAGAAATGCTCGACCAAGCAATTGCAGTTTATGAAAAAGTCGGCAAGGAAATGGGGATTATTTAGTTTTTCTGAGATAGAGAATTAGAAGTCTTTACAAACTTATTTTTTGCCAGAATTGATTTATTGGGAGATAGACGGAGGAGACAGCATGAAACGTATTTTTATAACCGGCGCATTAGGACAGATCGGATCTGAGTTAACAGTCATGTTAAGAAAAATTTATGGCACAGATAATGTAATGGCCACCGATATTCGAAGGAATGACAGTGAGGCAGCACAAAGCGGTCCATTTGCAATCGTCGATGTAACAGATGGAAGAAAAATGGTTGAAACGGCAAAACAGTTTAAGGCGGACACGATCATTCATATGGCTGCTTTATTATCAGCAACAGCAGAGGCCAATCCTGTATTTGCCTGGAATTTGAATATGGGGGGCTTAATGAATGCGCTTGAAACAGCACGAGAGCTCGGCTGTCAATTCTTTACCCCGAGTTCGATCGGAGCTTTCGGGCCGTCTACTCCTAAAGACAATACCCCTCAAGATACAGTGCAGCGGCCGGCAACCATGTACGGCATTAATAAAGTTGCAGGGGAATTGTTAGCGGATTATTACTTCCATCGTTTCGGTGTAGATACAAGAGGTTTGAGGTTTCCTGGCCTAATCTCATATGTAGCGCCGCCTGGCGGAGGAACGACGGATTATGCGGTTGAAATATATTATGAAGCAATTAAGAACGGCAAGTACACTTCCTATATTAATAAAGGAACATATATGGATATGATGTATATGCCGGATGCGCTAAATGCAATTGTTGCGTTAATGGAAGCAGATGGGGCTAAGTTAAAGCACCGCAATTCTTTTAACGTGACAGCTATGAGTGTTGATCCGGAAGATATTGCTGCTGAAATTCGCAAGCATATTCCTGGTTTTGAGTTAACATACGACGTTGACCCTGTCCGTCAAAGTATTGCCGAAAGCTGGCCAAACTCTTTAGATGCGTCTGCTGCTATAGAAGAATGGGGCTTTAAAGCAGAATACGATCTTGCAAAAATGACGGAAGATATGCTTCAGAAACTTAGGGAAAAATTAGGATAATTAACAATAACCGGGCTAAAGTTAACCATACTATAATGAATAGAGGATAATATGTTCTAAATAAGAGCATATATCCTCTTTTTTCATGCATAAAAGAATCGTTATTAAGATATTAAAAAGATGATCTATAATGTATAAATTAGGCAGGGGATTGCACATAGGAGAGGGACAATTTGCTTTAACATTCAAAAATAATGTTAGATTATATAACGAAACAATAGCGTATATTCAAAATACATGTAACAATGCGTATAGATTTAGTATTATAAAACTTTATATTAACCTTATCAATTAATAAACCATCTAGATTTTATCTATAAATTTTTGATAATACGAATCATTTATCGGAGGGTCAGATATGCCACACGTTCGCTTTGATTACTCGAAAGCCCTTGGGTTTTTTCGTGAACATGAACTTACATACTTAAGAGATATGGTAAAGGTGGCTCATCATTCTCTGCATGAAAAAACCGGAACAGGGAGTGATTTTTTAGGTTGCTGCAGAAACCGCCGCAAAGGAAAAAATAGAAAATCCTACTCTTATCATTATTGGAGAGGTTGTCAAGATGCGTGAGAAAATCAGCTGGTTCGAGCAGATGAATATCGATGAAAGACTGCTTGTAAGCGAGGGAGTATAATGGAAGCTATTCTCTATATCTGTCATGGAAGCAGGGTGAAAAAAGCGTGTGAGCAGGCCATTGAATTTATAAAAAAATGCATGGCCCAAAACCCTGTTTCTATTCAAGAGTATTGCTTTCTTGAATTGGCTGCTCCCACGATCGAAGAAGCATATGAAAAGTGCGTCCAAAGAGGCGCCACTAGAATTGTTGTTCTTCCTGTTTTGCTCTTGACTGCTGTCCATGCAAAAGAAGATATACCAAACGAACTTGAACGAATCCGAAAACGATTCCCGAACGTGGAAATGGTATATGGGAGACCAATTGGCGTCCACCACCATATGATTGATATCTTGATTGAACGTCTCCTTGAAACAAGGGAAGAGCTTAGTGAAGATTCCATGGTTCTCTTAATCGGTAGAGGGAGCAGCGACCCGGACGTAAAGCGTGACTTGTCTCAAATTGCACAGCTTCTAAAAAGGAAAGTTGGATTAAGCAGGGTAGACACTTGTTATTTAACAGCAGCAAAACCTGGTTTGGAAGAGGCTCTTTTTACTGCAAAACAGAGCAGCTATAGGAAAATATTTATCATCCCATATCTGCTCTTTACAGGAATTTTGATGAATACCATTAAAAAAACCATTAAAGCCCGCTTCGCTGAAGGACAAAAGGAATATATATTATGCAATTATCTTGGATACCACCCGTTGATCGGAAACATATTGAAGGAACGTTTTACTGAACTTTCGGGAGGCATCGACCGTGTACCCCATTATGCTTGATATGACGAATAAACTATGTGTGGTCATTGGCGGCGGGAAAATTGCTTATCGAAAAGTGGTTCCATTACTCAAAGCAGGAGCAAACATTCATATCGTTAGTCCGGAAATATGCGATGAAATAAACAAGCTCTGGATTGAACAGAAGGTAAAAGTGTTCTTAAAAGAAGCAGAAAAGGCTAACTATGAACATGCTTTTATGATTATTGCGGCTACAAATTCGAAAGAAATAGAAATAAATGAACAAATATATAAAAATACAACGGAAAACCAGCTTGTTAATATCGTAAGCGACCAAGAAATAGGGAATTTCCACATACCTGCTTCCGCAGTAAGAGGAAGACTTGTCATAAGTGTTTCAACCGGAGGGACAAGTCCGGCTCTTGCGAAAAAAATAAGAAATGATTTACTTGATCAATTTGATGAATCCTATGAAGGTTATCTAGATTTCTTGTGGGAAGCCCGCAAGAAAATCAAGAACAGCACTATATCTCGGACGGAGAAATCAAATCTGTTATTCGAATTGGCAAAGGAAAAATATAAAAATTCCGAGATCGAAAGAAACAAATTCATGACCCGTCTGCAGGACGTGTGAATCGTTTGAAAACAATGCCAAGTATCTATTACTTGTACCACACGTAAGTCGCAATAGGTAACCCGAAGTGTACTTAGTGGGACAACATATACTGAGAGGCTCGTATTTTAAAGTTACAATCTCTGAAGAAAGAGTGATTCGCAGGGGAAGGGTGACGAAGAATGAAAAAGTACTATTGTGATCGATGTCGCCGTTTATACAATGAAAAGGAAATTTGTACACCTTGTGGTTTATTAGCGTCAAACTCAATCTGGATTGAAGTCCAAAAACAAAGCGAAAGAAATCAGTCATTCGATACTGAGGGATCCTTCAGTTATTTAGCTTGTCGACAAAATCGATAAGCTTTTTTTTGTTTAGGAAACTATAAAATCTAGACCTTTAAATAGTTGTTCGTTTATTTTCGGTTTTTTAAGTAGATCATTGGGTTCCATTTATTCACTAGAACCCTGTTTCTTGACAGAATAATAGAGACGTGGTTATATGGGGTTAATATATTAACCAAATACTAAATTAAGTTAACAAAAAGTGTATACTTAGGATAAACACAAGTTGAGGAATGTGAGCTATAAAAAAGGGGGAAGCATTATGAAAAAGGGAAAGCATCTGTACTGGGGAGAAGAAATTAAAGCTGAACTTGCCCATTTAGAGGATATTTCTCAAAAGCGCCATCTCTTTACTACAGAATCTGCCGATCAGCCTTGGCTTTTGATAAATGGACGTAAGATGTTGAATCTTGCTTCTAATAACTATTTAGGGCTTTCAGGGGATGAACGGCTCAAAGAAGCGATGATTGAAGCGGTGAATACATACGGTGCAGGTGCAACAGCATCACGTTTAATTGTTGGCAATCATCCCCTTTACGAAAAGGCAGAAACAGCTCTTGTCAATTGGAAAAAAGCAGAAGCAGGTCTTATCCTTGGCAGCGGCTATACTGCAAATATAGGGATTATTTCTGCATTGGTGCATCGGGATGATTATATTTTTAGCGATAAGTTCAATCATGCAAGTATTGTTGATGGTGCCGTCCTAAGCCGTGCAAAACACCAGCGTTATCGACATAATGATTTAAATCATTTAGAAGCGCTGCTAAAAAAAGCACCGATAGAACAACGAAAGCTAATCGTAACGGATACGATCTTCAGCATGGACGGTGATTTCGCTCATCTTGAAGGTCTTGTTCTATTAAAAGAGCATTATAACGCGATTTTAATAATTGATGAAGCGCATGCAAGCGGAATATATGGTGAAAAGGGTGAAGGCTATGCCCATCATCTCAAACTTGAGGATAAAGTAGATATTCAAATGGGGACATTCAGCAAAGCGCTCGGTTCGTTTGGCGCCTATGTTGTCGGGAAAAAGTGGGTTATTGACTATTTAACGAACCGAATGCGCGGGTTCATTTATTCAACTGCACTTCCTCCTGCAGTAGTTGCTGCTGCAGAAACAGCGATTGAAATTGTGCAATACGAAGCAGAGCGTCGTACACTTCTCCAAAAGCATGCTGAGTATTTTCGAGGAGCACTTGCTGATTTTGGGTTTAACATTAATGGAAGTCAGTCGCATATTGTACCAATTGTAATTGGAGAAAACGAAATAACTATAAAGGTTGCCGATCGGCTGCAGAAAGAAGGGATTGCTGCTATTCCTGTCAGGCCACCAACCGTTCCTGAAAATGAAGCGAGAATTCGTTTTACTGTAACAGCAGCCCATACGAAACAAGAGCTTGAGTGGGCAGTTGAAAAAATAGCCCTTGTTGGAAAAGAGATGGGGGTAATTATATGAAACCATCACATCTTGTGATGCTTCCAGGTTGGGGAATGGAACAGGCAGCTTTTCAACCATTAATTGACCCTCTATCTAAAGTGTTTCAGCTTTCATTTGTGGAATGGAGAGGTGTGAAATCTCCAAATGATTTTAGAGAGAGGGTGGAAGAGACAATTATTTCTATTCAAGAGCCTGTTTTTTTGCTTGGCTGGTCATTAGGTTCACTTGCGGCACTTGAATTTGCAATTACATATCCCAATAGTGTAAAAGGTCTTATACTCATTGCTGGAACGAGTCGTTTTACAAGCTGTGAACATTATTCGTTTGGCTGGCATCCGCGCATTGTAGAACGGATGAAAAAGAAGCTGCAGAGGAATAAGGAAAAAACACTTGCTGATTTTTATGATTCGATGTTTTCGGAATCTGAAAAGGAAGCAGGCTTTTTTAGCCAATTTGCAGAGATTGTTCAACGTAAGTTTCAAGGAGATGACATATTTTCTCTTATAACAGGTTTGGATTATTTATTGCAGAAAGATATGAGAGTAAGGATTGGCCAGATTAAAACTTCATGCTTATTGATACATGGGAAAAAAGATGTGATTTGTCCGATCGAAGCATCTTCTTTCATTGGTGCAAAGCTTGGAGACAAATCAACTTTTTATGTTTTAGAGGATGCCGGCCATGTCCCGTTTTTTACAAAATTAGAAAAATGCGTACAGCTTATTATAAATTTTGTTCAAAAGGAAGTGGATACATGATTGATAAACAGCTTTTGCGAATGCGGTTTAGTAAACAAGCGAAAACATATGATGAGTATGCCAATGTTCAAAAAAAGATGGCAAAGAAATTATTTGATTCCCTTCCTAAAATGATGTGTGAACAAAAAATGGATATCCTTGAAATTGGTTGTGGAACGGGTTTTTTGACAAAGTTGTTAAATGAAGCATTTCCGAAAGCAAGAATTACTGCTGTTGATTTGGCACCCGGAATGATTGAAGTGGCACAAGAACGAATGAATAATAAGGAGTGTATTACTTTTTTATGCGGTGATATTGAAGAAATGACAATTGACGGCAGTTATGATTTTATTGTGTCAAATGCAACCTTTCAATGGTTGAATAATCTTGATACAGTGATTAATCGATTATGTTCCTTATTAAAACCAGATGGAAGGCTTTTATTTTCAACGTTTGGAAACAAGACCTTTCAAGAGCTTCATACATCTTATGAGCATGCAAAAGAAAAGCTTCAGCTTCCAATCATCAGTTCACCAGGACAATCATTTTACTCTCTTGAAAAGCTGTATCAAATTTGTAAACAGGAACTAGCTTCTTCATCAACATCTTCATTTGAAATAACAGGAACAGAGCAGTTAGAGCTAGAGCATTTCCAGACCGTACGCGAGTTTTTTACATCGATAAAAAAGATTGGGGCAAATAACAGTAATAAAGAACGCTCGTGCCAGCATCCTTCTTTTTTTCGAGAATTAATGAATTTTTACGAAATAAATTATCGGGATGAAATGGGCGTTAGAGCAACATATCATTGTTTATTCATAAATATTAAAAGAAAAAAAGAAAGCTGCCTCCATTCTACTTGAGGAACTGAGGTTCCTTTCCCCCAATTGCCCTTGGATTCTTAAAGGATAAAACTGGTGATTAAAGTCGATGAGATGTATGTGAAAGTCAAAGGTCAATGGATGTATCATTATCGTGCCGTTGTCAGAAGGAAATACAATTGATTTTTATTAAGCAAAACAAGAGATCATAAGGCTGCAACGGATAAGGTGTATAGAATATACAAGTTTCCCATATATATAAACAATAAAGGGGCAGGGGAGAAAGTTATGATAAGAAAACTAATAATGATTGGAATAGGAGGTACTTTTATAGGAGTGGGGATTAACTTGTTTCTCCTCCCTTCTCATCTCATAAACGGAGGAATCTTTGGAATTAGCCTGTTATTGAAATATCTATGGGGATTTAAATTGGGAATTACCATAGTATGCCTTAATATGCCAATTTACCTTGTGGCCTTAAAGCATAACCCCTCTTATTTTTACAATAGCCTGTTTGGATTGTTGGCAACCTCTCTTATGATTGATTTATTATTTCCTCTAAATGGAATCATTCATCTTCCAACAATACTTAGTGCCATCTTAGGAGGTCTCATTATTGGGATAGGGGTCGGAATTATGCTCAGATATAATACGTGCCCCGGTGGAATTGATCTCCTCGCTTTTTTGATTTCTAAATGGACTTCTATTAATGTAGGCTTTTTGCTACTTCTGATTGATACTTTTATTATTATGTTTGGTTTATGGATCCTTAGAGAAGAAATACTCTTATATTCCCTTATAACGGTTGCTGGTGTGGCTGCCATGGCCGGCATCCTGACATCATTTAAATCAATCGTATATATACGATGAAATGTAGTGTACTTGGTCGTTTATTGGATTTGGTAATGAAAATAGCACCTTATGTATCCAAAAATAAATTGCATTTTAATCAAACAATTACCTGTTCCAAATCCTATCAAGATTTAATGGGACGTATACTTTGTTTCCATGAATTTGCCTATGGATAATAGGATTCAAAAAATATCGGTCTAAATCACCCGATTCCTTCTTATGTCTGGCTCCTACATTGACTTCTAAAATTTTTTTAATATTCTCTTCATTCATTTGTATTTTCTGCCTCCTATTATTTATTGAGAACTTATATTCATAAATCGTTGTGTGTTTTGTCATTGATGTATGAAATCAGTTAGGGGCAGAAATGCTGTCCCGGTCAACATGGTTTTGACAATGACGTCATCTCTGAAATCATTGAACACAGGACGGTATAAAAGCACTGACTGTCTCCCTGATTTGGTATATTTTCCAATAAGATCTTCTTTAAGAAAATTTGGGGGTAAAAAGCTTTTTTATAATTTGTCGAAATTTAATGTTTCCATTAAAATTTCTAATTATGCAGTAAAGTTTATTTCAAATGAGGTTTTCATATTAAAAACTCACTCCTGAAATACAATTACAAGTCCAATTTCAGAAACCACCCAAGATGGGTGGCGTTATCTTTTTGTAAATGGAATATCGGCCTTTCGCCCCTATATCCCCACAAAAACAATATCGCTTCTCAAGTATTTACTTGCATCCAATACCATCTATCCAATACCTGAGGTAGCAGCCACCATTTCCGCAGCAACTAATTTAGCATAAGTAACCCTGATTGCTGTGCGAAGACCCGTTATGATGTCTGTTAGGCAAGAGGGGAGAATTATGTATAAAAAAACTTTCTGTTTTGAAGCTCCTAAAGTAAATGCACCAAAGCTCCCTTATATCCATCTTGTACTAACTCTAAAAATGTCTTCTAAACAGATTGGGGAGTAGGGAGAAAAATAGGATCAACCCATTTTAAATTTGTACTCACTGTCCAAATGATCAGTATCAGGGCAATACTGATGGTTGAAACTCCACTAATAGCCACTCGTTCTTTATGTACTAATAATTTTGGATTCATTTTATGTCCTCCTTCTTCATTAAAGTTTTAATAAAAAAAGCTCCCTTCATAAGGGAGCGGCCTCCCCTTCAAGGAAAACAGTGCCTGACTAAGTTTAAGAAGCTGGGCAATAGAACGCCGCAGTGTTGGTTTTCCGCTGTCGTTCCCTCACCAATAAAAACAGTGATCTTACCTATTGGGATTTCAAGGTCAAGTTCATTAATAACAATGGTTTCTCCATGTGAATTTGTTTGCCGTTTTATTCATAAAGATTCCAAAATCGGTAACAATATTTGTAATGCCGAAAAGATGGTGAGTAAAAATGAAAAAATGGTTTAAAAACAATCGCAACAAATAAGACTTGGAAAAAAAGGATGAGCAAAAGGTCTTTCTAAAATCTTATGACTATAAAAAAACTTTTTACTACAATCAAAAAAACAACACTCTCTTTTCTTTGACGTGGATGATATAAAAAAAATCATTCCAATTTCAGACCAAAAGAGTACCTGCAAAAGAACTTGTGATAGAGTCTGTTTCCGTCGGCAACATTTCAAAAACGAAAATTGCCATCCTTTATATCGATGGAATTACAGACCCGGAAAACGTAAATACGGTTAGACAGCGAATTCAGGGAATAGAATATGACCAGATTACAGACAGTTCTTATATTGTTCAGCTTATTGCGGACAACGTGCATTCTCCCTTTCCGCAAATGCTTGATACGGAACGGCCGGATCGGATTGCAGCGATTCTTGCTGAAGGGAAAGTTGCCGTAGTCGTAGACGGATCTCCGCATGTATTAATTGCACCAACGACGATTGTTGAATTTTTCAGTGCATTTAAAGATTACAATATACTTTGGCATTCTGCATCTTTTTTCCGAATGCTGCGCTTGTTTTCAGTTGGCTTTTCCATATTAGTAACACCGATATATGTAGCAACCTTAACATATCACTATGAATTAATTCCAAAGGATCTATTAAATACGTTAGTTACCTCGAGAAGGGTGGTTCCCCCTCCCTCCAATTTTAGAAGCACTGTTATTGGAATTAGTCATTGAACTCCTGCGGGAAGCAGGAGCCCGGCTCCCGACAAAAGTCGGCCAGACAATCGGCTCGTGGGCGGAATCGTTATTGGAACTGCGTCTGTTGAAGCAGGGCTTACAAGTAACATCCTTTTAATTATGGTGGCCCTTTCTGCCCTTGCTTCTTTCACTACTCCGGTTTACAAAATGGGCAATTCAATCAGGCTGATGCGGTTCCCTTTTTTGTTATTTGCTGATCTCTGGGGTCTGGTTGGAATTGTATTTTGTTTTTGTATTTTGTTGACCCATTTAATCAGACATACTTCTCTCGGACGGCCATTTTTAGAACCACTGTATCCTCCGAGACTGGCGGACTTGAAGGACGCATTAATCCGCTTGCCTTTTGATAAACAGCGTATGCGTCCGGAATATTTAAGAACCGAGCAGCCTGTCCGCTTCGGAAAGAAAAAAGCAAATGTAGTAAAAAAAGATATCGACGAATAGTAATTTATATTATATTTGGCGGTTTCCAAACGGTTGTCGGCATAGCTTTTTCAGCATAGATATCCCATTTTATCTAATCTTTATAGGAGAGTTGCGGAATTGCCGTTTGTTGAAAGATTAGAATATATAGGGATTTTCAAGTTGTCTCTTGATTATTCTTCCGAATATTTGTTTAGCGATTTGGATTTCAAGCAGGTTAATAAAACGAATAATCAATCTCAAACAACAGCATGCTTTATCGCAATCCTTTGTTTAATCATCTCTGTTACTTTTCAGGCGAGAGAAGAAATTAAGCTACTTGATGAATATATCTCCAAGGCGGGTTTTTGGTTTACATATGTTTATATTCCCCTTCTGTTTACGTCCGTCTTAATTGCAAAGAAGGTGAAAGGCAAATGAGAATGAAGCACTTTTCTTGTTTTATGCTTTGTATTCTTTTTTTATCAGGCTGTCTTAATAAAGAAGTTGTTGATGATGTCAGTTTTAAACTAGCAAGCGGTTATGATTATGTAAATGAGAAGGAAGTGCGCGGGACATTCCTAGTGCCTGAATTTTTGCCCGATAAAACGATTAAAAATGTTACATATTCTGCATATTCCCGTGGACCATTTGAAATAAGTAAAGAGATACAGAAGAAAGTGTCAGACCCGATTGTCCGAGGAAGCCTTGAAGTAATCCTTTTTGGAAATGAGCTCGCCAAAAAAGGGATCAGAAATCTTCTTGATTCATATGAAAGAGATGCAAGTATTGGGGGAACACTTATTTTAGGGGTAACGGAAGGGGATGCGAAAGATGTTCTTGAAGGAGAATACGGGAACAGAGGAAATGCCGTTTATCTGTCCCGCCTTTTTTAACACAACATGGCACCAAGATTTGCCTGAATCCAATTTAAAGATTTTCTTATCGGATTATTATCAAAAAGGCAAAGACGGCTACTTGCCTCTTATAAAAAAAAGTAATAAAAAAAAGGTCGAAATTAACGGACTCTGCTTATTCAAAAAAGACAAAGTAGTCGATGAGCTTTCCGTTGATAAATTATTTTTCTTTAAATTAATGACCGATCAATATAATGAAGGTACCACTCATGTTGCAGTTAACGGCAATAAAGCTTCGATAGAAATCATTTCATCAAAGCATAAGATGAAATTAATCGGAAGAAATCCATATAAAATCGAACTAAACATAAAATTAAAAGGTGAAATAACGGATTATACCGGAAATCAATTAACCGAGAAAATAAAAGATAACATTGAAAAAACAATGGAAAAAGAAATAAAAGAACAATGTACAAAGTTAATTTCAAGGTTTCAAGAAAAAAACATTGATCCAATCGGATTCGGCGCATTTATCAAAAGCAGGACAAGAAACTTCGATTTTTCAAAATGGGAAGATGAATATCAAAACCTGACAGTCGATGTAAATACAAAAGTCATTCTTGCCGAAGAAGGAGTTATTGAATAAAAACTTCAAAATGAAAAAGGTGAAATCGGCAACGATTTCACCTTTTTACATAAATCAGCTTGTCTTTTCTTTCTGTTACTTGTCCAATGATCATCGCGGAATGAATGCCATGTTTATGAAGTTCTACAACATATTTTTCAGCCTCTTCTTTTTCGAGCGAAACGAGAAGGCCGCCTGATGTGATGGCATCACATAACACCAATTGTTCTACTGGAGAAATATCCTCATATTGAACATCATTTTGCAGCCATTTATGGTTCGACTTTGAACCGCCCGGAACTATGCCTTTTTCAGCTAATTCAAATGCACCGCTAAGAACAGGCACAGATGAAAGGGCAATCTCAAAGCTGACATTGCTGCCCCTTGCCATTTCACTTGCATGGCCGAGAAGTCCGAAACCTGTTACGTCTGTGACGGAGTGAGGATGATACGATTTTAATATGGCTGCTGCTTCTTTGTTCAGCATCGCCATCCATTTTGTTACTTTTTCTTCTTGTTCCGCAGTTACGGCAGATCGTTTGATTCCGGTTGTGATAATCCCGACTCCGATTGGTTTCGTTAAGACAAGAACATCTCCCGGCTTAGCGCCAACGTTTTTCCAAATATGATCAGGGTGGGCGATTCCTGTGACTGACAATCCGAATTTTGGCTCCTGGTCATCAATGGAGTGGCCTCCAATTGTGATCGCACCCGCTTCTTTCACCTTGTCTGCAGCACCTCTTAATATTTCCGACAACATTTCGGGTCCGAGCTTTTTAATTGGATAACCTACTAAATTTAATACCGTTTTCGGTTCTCCGCCCATTGCATATACATCACTGAGTGCATTGGCAGCGGCGATTTGGCCAAACATATAAGGATCATCGACAATTGGTGTAAAATAATCAATTGTCTGTATTAAAGCAATTGAATCAGTCAAACGATAAACACCTGCATCATCTGATGTTTCATGGCCGACTAATAATTCAGGAACCGGTTCTTGTACTGGCAAACGACGCAAAACTTGCGCCAGGTCTTCAGGACCTATTTTGCAGCCTCAGCCAGCTTTCGTTGAAAGAGAGGTCAACCGGATTTTTTCATGTTCACTCAACTTATTTCACCTCCATAAATCATTATACCTTTTCGCGCGTTTGAAAACTTAATGAAAATACATTTTAATTTGCACATGAACCGTGCCTGTAATAAAATAAAATTATACGTATATCGAAAAATTCGCTAAATTTTAAAAACGATCATACGCTAGGAGGAAACAATAATGAAAAAGTATCAAGTAAGTGTCGAGTTTTGCATGAAATGAAATTACGCACCGAAAGCCGCGAGTTTCGCGGAAGAACTATTTAACCATTTCCGTTCTGACATTGAAAAAATGGAGTTAATTCCTAGTTCAGGCGGAGCATTTGAAGTCTTTGTAAACGGTGAAAAAATTTATTCCAAACTTGACACTGGAGTTTTCCCAAATGCCAGTGAAATCATTGAAAAAATGAAAGAATAAGCCATTTAAAGACCTCTTTGCATGTTGGAAAGAGGTCTGTTTTATGAATAGGACAATAAATATATTATGTAAACTACCTAAACTATTTTTTACATAGGTTTGTTACGAGAGGACAGTAGTTTATGTAAAAAAA from Bacillus methanolicus MGA3 includes the following:
- the bioF gene encoding 8-amino-7-oxononanoate synthase: MKKGKHLYWGEEIKAELAHLEDISQKRHLFTTESADQPWLLINGRKMLNLASNNYLGLSGDERLKEAMIEAVNTYGAGATASRLIVGNHPLYEKAETALVNWKKAEAGLILGSGYTANIGIISALVHRDDYIFSDKFNHASIVDGAVLSRAKHQRYRHNDLNHLEALLKKAPIEQRKLIVTDTIFSMDGDFAHLEGLVLLKEHYNAILIIDEAHASGIYGEKGEGYAHHLKLEDKVDIQMGTFSKALGSFGAYVVGKKWVIDYLTNRMRGFIYSTALPPAVVAAAETAIEIVQYEAERRTLLQKHAEYFRGALADFGFNINGSQSHIVPIVIGENEITIKVADRLQKEGIAAIPVRPPTVPENEARIRFTVTAAHTKQELEWAVEKIALVGKEMGVII
- a CDS encoding NAD(P)-binding protein encodes the protein MYPIMLDMTNKLCVVIGGGKIAYRKVVPLLKAGANIHIVSPEICDEINKLWIEQKVKVFLKEAEKANYEHAFMIIAATNSKEIEINEQIYKNTTENQLVNIVSDQEIGNFHIPASAVRGRLVISVSTGGTSPALAKKIRNDLLDQFDESYEGYLDFLWEARKKIKNSTISRTEKSNLLFELAKEKYKNSEIERNKFMTRLQDV
- a CDS encoding glycine C-acetyltransferase is translated as MSSKLEQFLKENLEDLKSRGLYNVIDPLESPNGPMITINGKKLVNLSSNNYLGLATDERLKGAAIDAINRYGVGAGAVRTINGTLELHVRLEEKLAEFKGTEAAIAYQSGFNCNMAAISAVMDKNDAILSDELNHASIIDGCRLSKAKIIRYDHSDMDDLRAKAKEAKDSGQYNKIMVITDGVFSMDGDIAKLPEIVEIAEEFDLITYVDDAHGSGVLGKGAGTVKHFGLQDKIDFQIGTLSKAIGVVGGYVAGKKELIDWLKVRSRPFLFSTSLTPADVAASIRSIEILMESTELNERLWENANYLKKGLKDLGFDIGNSETPITPCIIGDEVKTQEFSKRLNEEGVYAKSIVFPTVPRGTGRVRNMPSAAHTKEMLDQAIAVYEKVGKEMGII
- a CDS encoding L-threonine 3-dehydrogenase, which translates into the protein MKRIFITGALGQIGSELTVMLRKIYGTDNVMATDIRRNDSEAAQSGPFAIVDVTDGRKMVETAKQFKADTIIHMAALLSATAEANPVFAWNLNMGGLMNALETARELGCQFFTPSSIGAFGPSTPKDNTPQDTVQRPATMYGINKVAGELLADYYFHRFGVDTRGLRFPGLISYVAPPGGGTTDYAVEIYYEAIKNGKYTSYINKGTYMDMMYMPDALNAIVALMEADGAKLKHRNSFNVTAMSVDPEDIAAEIRKHIPGFELTYDVDPVRQSIAESWPNSLDASAAIEEWGFKAEYDLAKMTEDMLQKLREKLG
- a CDS encoding sirohydrochlorin chelatase → MEAILYICHGSRVKKACEQAIEFIKKCMAQNPVSIQEYCFLELAAPTIEEAYEKCVQRGATRIVVLPVLLLTAVHAKEDIPNELERIRKRFPNVEMVYGRPIGVHHHMIDILIERLLETREELSEDSMVLLIGRGSSDPDVKRDLSQIAQLLKRKVGLSRVDTCYLTAAKPGLEEALFTAKQSSYRKIFIIPYLLFTGILMNTIKKTIKARFAEGQKEYILCNYLGYHPLIGNILKERFTELSGGIDRVPHYA
- a CDS encoding alpha/beta fold hydrolase; this translates as MKPSHLVMLPGWGMEQAAFQPLIDPLSKVFQLSFVEWRGVKSPNDFRERVEETIISIQEPVFLLGWSLGSLAALEFAITYPNSVKGLILIAGTSRFTSCEHYSFGWHPRIVERMKKKLQRNKEKTLADFYDSMFSESEKEAGFFSQFAEIVQRKFQGDDIFSLITGLDYLLQKDMRVRIGQIKTSCLLIHGKKDVICPIEASSFIGAKLGDKSTFYVLEDAGHVPFFTKLEKCVQLIINFVQKEVDT